From the Streptococcus halotolerans genome, the window TCAAAGTCATCACCATGGATATGTTTAGTCCCTATTATGACATCGCTAAGACACTATTTCCTAAGGCGAAGATTGTACTTGATAGGTTCCACATTGTTCCACATTTATCTCGTGCCATGAACCGTTTCCGTATCCAAATCATGAACCAATTTGAGCGTCAATCTCACGACTATAAGGCCTTAAAACGTTACTGGAAACTCATCCAACAAGACAGTCTAAAACTCAATGATAAACGATTTTATCGTCCGACTTTTCGCATGCACTTGACCGATCAGGAGATTGTGCAAACGTCTTTTGGGCCACTCTGATGAACGACGCCACCACTATGACCTCTTCCAATGCCTTCTCTTTCATTTCCAAGAAAAGCAGGAGAAACACTTCTTTGAACTCATTTCTGATACCATCAAAACAGGTCCATCCCATCTTCAAGACCGTCTTGTCAACCTTTCTAAAAGACAAAGAGAAGATTATTAATGCCTTGAAACTACCTTATTCCAACGCTAAACTAGAGGCGACCAACAACCTTATTAAAGTCATTAAGCGAAATGCTTTTGGCTTTAGGAAGATGAAAACTTCAAAAAACGGATTTATCTTGCTTTGAATACAACAAAAGAGAAGACCAAACTGGTCCTCTCTCGGTGTTAACTATAAGTCAACCCACTACAGTTGACAAAGAGCCATTAAAAAAACTTTGAACATTTTGCCGTTCAAAGTTTTTTTAGAAATCAAAGCAGCTAATTAAAAGAACAATACATCATCATTTTTCATTTCTTATTATGGGCCTATAGCCACGTCATTTTGTTGCCCATTATACCTAAAACCTACCAAATGCGCATGCGAGGAAGTGTTGATAATTGGACGAGTCTTTTTACCATTTGACAATCCTAGAAAAACAGCTGTCACCAATCTAGAAAGTAAAAAACATTGCACCAGCGACGACTAGACAAACGCTTGGGAACAGCGGAAGTTTGGAGATTTAGCTAAAATAAGACGTGGCTTAACTTACAAGCCTAACGATGTTTCAGATAATGGCATTCGTGTTTTAAGGTCCTCAAACATAAATGAAGATACTTTTGTCATCAGAGATGATGATGTTTTCGTAAATCCAACAGCGGTTAATATTACTTCTGTCAAAGAAAAGGATATTTTAATTACTTCTGCAAATGGTTCTAGTCGTTTAGTTGGAAAACATGCACTAATACAAAATGTTGAGCAAGAAATGGTTCACGGTGGATTTATGCTAATTGCAACTGCAAAAAATCCCTACTTTGTGAATACTCTCATGAGTTCGGCTTGGTATGATAAATTTATAAATTCCTATGTTTTAGGTGGGAATGGTGCTATTGGCAATTTAAGCAAAAAAGATCTAGAAGAACAGATTGTTTCTGTTCCAAGCAACCCAGCCGAACAAACCTTCATCGGTACCTTCTTCTCCACCCTTGACACCCTCATCACCCTTCATCAGCGTGAGTAAAATTTGCTAAAAATTTAGCAGTTAACTTAGGTTTGATAGCGACCGCATAACCAAGTCAATATCTTGATTTTCTAATTCTTGAATGATGTGTAGATAAGTTTTTTGAGTAGTCGTCATACTTGCGTGCCCAAGCCTCCTAGCGACACTTGCAATAGATACTCCACCGAACAATAATAAGGACGCATGCGTATGACGTAGTCCATGTATAGAAATTATTGGGATATTTGATTTCTCGCATAATCGTGTCAGCACACCATTTACAGTAGAATTATAAATTTTCTTAGAAGAGGGCACAAAAATGGGCTGGTTTTCTGGCAGATTTTTGACTAATTCAGAAAACTGGATGACAGTCTGCCAATCAATCTGAATTTTTCGAATAGAGGAACGATTTTTAGTTGGTAAAAACCCCCCTTTTCCCTTATAATCCCAAGTTTTTGAAATAGATAACATTTGGTGAGAGAAATCAAAATCTTTGGGAGTTAATGCAAGTGCTTCTGAAAATCGCATACCTGTTTTTGCTACAAGTAGAATAAACCAATCCCAATTTATTTGATTACCTAAATGAAGATTCGTAAGTAATGTATGCAGTTCAAATTGATTTAAATATTTTATTTTTTTCTCACGTGGTGTTTTCCCTTTTATAATGGCTTTTCTGGTTGGATCTCGATCGATGAGACCTTCATCCACGGCATCTAATATTGCCCCTTTTAGTTGATGATGAAAATCCATAGTAGTTTGACGTTCATGCTCTTGTGCATAATCATTAAGAAGTTGTTGGTAGGATATTCGTGTTAATTCTTGGATGGTTAAATGCGGAACCAATAAGACTAACCATTTATGAGTCATTAAATATTTTGCCATCGTTACATTTCGAATTGCTCCTTCTTTATAAATTGTTATCCATTTCTTATAATACACATGAAACAAATCATTTTTTGTAATTTCATTCAGCATTTTTTTCCTCCATAAATAAAATTAGGCTGATACTCACGCTGATGAAGGGTGATGAGGGAGTCAAGAGTGGAGAAGAAAGTGCCAATGGTGGTTTGCTCTTCTTGAAATTTTGGGAAGAAAAAATCTGCTGTGGATACTTGGCTCCAATCTGAACGTGGCATTTTCGTACCAGTAGATAAGTTAGATACAGTTTGATATTTCGACGTTTGTATTAAAGTATAAATATATTGTTGACTAACTTTACTAGATCGCAGTACCCACCAGTCACCAACAGCAATTCCTCTAAAATCTGCTAAAAGCCAGTTTTTAAGATATGGACGAAGCTTTCCAAATAATATATCCCCCACCTCAAATAATATACCTTTCTTATTACTACTCTTTAAATATATATTCTTATTCAATTGACCTTGACCAGAAATAATATCTTCATACTCTACACGTGGCAGCCCTGCTTTCCCACTTGTTTGTGATACTCTTTCCACCACTTCCCTCAACTTCCGCTGTTCCCAAGCGAAAGTAAAAGGAGCAAGAAATCTTTTCTTGCTCCTTTTGACGCTCCTTATTTCCCAAATAAATTGATAAATTTTGTCAATTCTTCTTGTGCTTCATCTGTTGTACCCTTAAGTGAGCCTAGGAGCTTGAATAACTCACGGGAAGATTGCTCGATTTCTGCTTGTACCTGTTGTAACTCCTGCGCTACTTCTGATAATGGTGGTAGTTCCTCCTCTTCAAAGGTATCAACATAACGCGGAATGTTTAAGTTATAATCATTTTCTTTGATTTCATCAAGCGTTGCGACATGTGCATATTTTTCAACATCTTCTCGGTTGCGATAAATCTCAATTATCTTGTCGATATTTTCGCTTGATAGCTTGTTTTGATTTTTTCCTTTTTCAAACTCTCTAGACGCGTCAATAAACAGAATATCCTTCTTATTACCACGCGCTTCTCGTCCTTTAAAGACTAGGACACAGGTTGGGATACTGGTTCCGTAAAAGAGGTTAGCTGGTAAGCCAATCACGGCATCCAGCAAATTTTCATGGATGATATTTTTACGAATTTTCCCTTCTGATGCACCACGAAACAGCACCCCATGTGGCAAAACAATAGCCATTGTCCCTGTTTTTTCTAAGTGATATAAACCATGCAAGATAAAGGCATAGTCTGCTTTTGAGGCTGGGGCTACACCAAAGCCTTTAAAGCGTGTATCCTTCTCACGATCGATATTTTTAATATCCCATTTTTGAGAGTAAGGAGGATTAGCCACGACTGCATCAAATTTCAAAGGGATTTGGACGCCATTTTTTTCCGCAAAAGGCCAGTCAGCATCTAAGGTATCTGCACGCTTGAGAGTCATATTTCGGTAATTGACTCCGTGCATCATCAAGTTCATGCGCGCCAAATTATAGGTTGTCGTGTTTCGCTCCTGTCCATAAAAATTGACTGATCCATTCTCACTTCCGTGTGGCAATTCTTTTTGAACCGTTAGAAGAAGCGAACCAGATCCCATTGTTGGGTCATAGACATGGAATTGTTCGTCTGATTGTCCGGCATCCATGGTGACTAATTTTGCCAGAATTTTGCTGACTTCATGAGGGGTATAGAACTCTCCCCCTTTTTTTCCAGCATTGGCAGCAAATTGTCCAATCAAGTACTCATAGACATCTCCTAGAATGTCTTTTCCTGACTCATCTTTAAAATCAAATTCATGAATCATCAAAACAATGTCGTTTAGGGCTTTCGCACGCTCATTTGTAGAAGACCCCAGACGAGTATCTCCTAGATTGACATCTGAAAAAACATTCGCAAAATCATCCGCTGCTACTGGATTGCGCTTGGCGTTCATATTGAAGGAATCAAACATATCTTGAAAATCACTAGCTTTGATTTTATGATGTTCGATTTTTGAGACCATTTTCTCCCAAATATAATCTGGATCGATGGCATAGCCAATGCCTCGTGAGATTTCTTCAAGATACTCTTCTTTTTCCTCGGCATCTGTGACTTCATAAAATTCTTCTAAATGATTTGTCTTCAAATAGTCGTCTTGATTTTCTGATAGATAACGATAGAACATAAAGGGAAGAATATAGTTCTTGTATTCGCTTGCGTCCATGGTTCCACGCAATTTATTGGCCATTCCCCATAATTTTGATGTAATTTCATTCGCATTTGCCATAATTTATTTCCTTTCCTTAAATAAACATTTGTTTTAAGAGTGTTTTTTTCAATTTTTTCAGCAATTCACACTTACGTTGATGAAGGGTGATGAGGGAGTCAAGAGTGGAGAAGAAAGTGCCAATGGTGGTTTGTTCTGGAAGAGCAGGATAAAAAATGGGAATTAATTTTAAATCTGATGAATTTATCGCTGGATAGCTTGTTCCAGTACAATTATCCAAAACAATTCTTACAAATTTTTCTAACTGAACTGCAGATAATAAAAAATAACTATTGCCTTTCGGACGCAATTGAGCATAACCTGTTGAAAACACAAAATCATCATCATTTAAGTTAAATAAATAATTATTTTTTTGATACGGACGAACAGTTTGATAAAAAACATCTCCTTTTTTAGCAACTCGTTGGGCTCTTGAAGGCGCCAATTCTTTTATTACTTCCTTATAAGAAACTAATTCTGTTCCTATAACAGACTCCAAATCTACATATTTAAAAATACTTGGTACATCTGATTTGGGATTTAGTTCCGCCACCTCCCCCAACTTCCGCTGTTCCCAAGCGTCCGTAAATCCATCAAAACGAAACTCTGGCGTTACCTCACCATTTTTAGGAAACATCTTTTGTAAGAAAATTCGTTTTATATCACCCAAACGGTCACACTCACGCTGATGAAGGGTGATGAGATTGTCGAGGGTGGAGAAGAAAGTGCCGATGGTGGTTTGTTCAGCTGGATTGCTTGGAATTTTTAAACCAATTTTTTCAATAGCTTTACTATTTAAAGATGGTAAAGCTCCTGTTTGTGCAAACTTAGGCAAGTGAATAGTTTCAAAAATAGTTTTGGCAAAATAGGTGTCCCAAGATTTAGCCAATATGTAAGCCATCGTATTATTATCAATTAAAAAATCGTTTAAAACTAATCGTTTGCGATTTAACAATAACGCCGCACCTACTTTGGCAAATATAATTGCAGGTGTAGTTTTTATAACCTTCCACTTATTATTTTTAATCTGTTCTTCCGTAACATAATGATTAGCTATTTGCATGACTAACTCATTTCCATTTAAATTCATATCTGAAACTTTATAGAAAGGAATACCAAATTTTCCGCCTTGTTCATGTTCAGGAAAGCCTATGCCTGAGACAGTTTCCCCTATCTCCCCCAACTTCCGCTGTTCCCAAGCGGAAGTAAATCCTTTAAAACGAATCAAAGGTTCTTTGTTTATTTTTTCATTCATCTTGCTCTCCTTTTGTATATTTTTCATTTCAACATCGTTTCCATGTTTTTCCACACAAATATTCCTTATTCTCCCTGCTTAATTTTA encodes:
- a CDS encoding site-specific integrase encodes the protein MLNEITKNDLFHVYYKKWITIYKEGAIRNVTMAKYLMTHKWLVLLVPHLTIQELTRISYQQLLNDYAQEHERQTTMDFHHQLKGAILDAVDEGLIDRDPTRKAIIKGKTPREKKIKYLNQFELHTLLTNLHLGNQINWDWFILLVAKTGMRFSEALALTPKDFDFSHQMLSISKTWDYKGKGGFLPTKNRSSIRKIQIDWQTVIQFSELVKNLPENQPIFVPSSKKIYNSTVNGVLTRLCEKSNIPIISIHGLRHTHASLLLFGGVSIASVARRLGHASMTTTQKTYLHIIQELENQDIDLVMRSLSNLS
- a CDS encoding restriction endonuclease subunit S, coding for MRRGLTYKPNDVSDNGIRVLRSSNINEDTFVIRDDDVFVNPTAVNITSVKEKDILITSANGSSRLVGKHALIQNVEQEMVHGGFMLIATAKNPYFVNTLMSSAWYDKFINSYVLGGNGAIGNLSKKDLEEQIVSVPSNPAEQTFIGTFFSTLDTLITLHQRE
- a CDS encoding restriction endonuclease subunit S, coding for MERVSQTSGKAGLPRVEYEDIISGQGQLNKNIYLKSSNKKGILFEVGDILFGKLRPYLKNWLLADFRGIAVGDWWVLRSSKVSQQYIYTLIQTSKYQTVSNLSTGTKMPRSDWSQVSTADFFFPKFQEEQTTIGTFFSTLDSLITLHQREYQPNFIYGGKKC
- a CDS encoding restriction endonuclease subunit S, with protein sequence MEKHGNDVEMKNIQKESKMNEKINKEPLIRFKGFTSAWEQRKLGEIGETVSGIGFPEHEQGGKFGIPFYKVSDMNLNGNELVMQIANHYVTEEQIKNNKWKVIKTTPAIIFAKVGAALLLNRKRLVLNDFLIDNNTMAYILAKSWDTYFAKTIFETIHLPKFAQTGALPSLNSKAIEKIGLKIPSNPAEQTTIGTFFSTLDNLITLHQRECDRLGDIKRIFLQKMFPKNGEVTPEFRFDGFTDAWEQRKLGEVAELNPKSDVPSIFKYVDLESVIGTELVSYKEVIKELAPSRAQRVAKKGDVFYQTVRPYQKNNYLFNLNDDDFVFSTGYAQLRPKGNSYFLLSAVQLEKFVRIVLDNCTGTSYPAINSSDLKLIPIFYPALPEQTTIGTFFSTLDSLITLHQRKCELLKKLKKTLLKQMFI
- a CDS encoding type I restriction-modification system subunit M, producing MANANEITSKLWGMANKLRGTMDASEYKNYILPFMFYRYLSENQDDYLKTNHLEEFYEVTDAEEKEEYLEEISRGIGYAIDPDYIWEKMVSKIEHHKIKASDFQDMFDSFNMNAKRNPVAADDFANVFSDVNLGDTRLGSSTNERAKALNDIVLMIHEFDFKDESGKDILGDVYEYLIGQFAANAGKKGGEFYTPHEVSKILAKLVTMDAGQSDEQFHVYDPTMGSGSLLLTVQKELPHGSENGSVNFYGQERNTTTYNLARMNLMMHGVNYRNMTLKRADTLDADWPFAEKNGVQIPLKFDAVVANPPYSQKWDIKNIDREKDTRFKGFGVAPASKADYAFILHGLYHLEKTGTMAIVLPHGVLFRGASEGKIRKNIIHENLLDAVIGLPANLFYGTSIPTCVLVFKGREARGNKKDILFIDASREFEKGKNQNKLSSENIDKIIEIYRNREDVEKYAHVATLDEIKENDYNLNIPRYVDTFEEEELPPLSEVAQELQQVQAEIEQSSRELFKLLGSLKGTTDEAQEELTKFINLFGK